The Streptomyces sp. NBC_01439 genome contains the following window.
GGCGGCGGAAAGCTGTCCACCATGGGCGCCGCGGAGCTGGTCAAGCTCGACGAACTCCTGGGCTCCAAGGGGGCGGCGGCCCAACTCAAAGCATCCGGTGCCATCGAGGACGAACACGGCGCAGACCTGCTGAACGCCCTCGTTCCACCGCCCTCGGTCCCGATGCCCACGCCCCAGCCGGAACCGCCGGTGAACGACCCGCTCTGCGGTTGAGGGAAGAGGTGCGATGTTCACGCGACGCCCGCGCGCACAGGGCAAGGCCCCACCGGACTGCTCGTGCGGCACGAACCACGTGACCCGTGAAACGGTGCAGTCGTGCGGGGCGACCAAGTGTCCCACCGGCGGATGCGGTGGTCGGCACGGGGCGGAGGCGCTCCCGCCGGGTGGGGGTTCGCTGGCCGCACAGCTCACCCAGATCCTCCCGGGAGCCGCACCGGCCGAGTGGCTCGGCCACGACCAGGGCCGATCCGCCGCCCCCGCCGGCCCGCAGGCACCGGGCGATCGCGGAACCCCGCAACCGGAAGCTGCCGTCGTCCAGCGGAAGGAGGCCGGGGCCTGCAACACGGACCGGGCCGGACCCACGGACCCGGAAGGAGTGCGGGACCGGCTGCAGAACGGGCAGCCACTGGAATCCGGGGTGCGTTCCCGGATGGAGAAGGGCTTCGGGCGCGACTTCGGCGGCGTCCGCGTGCACACCGACGCCGAGGCCGCCGGGCTCGCCGCCGAGCTGTCCTCACGGGCCTTCACCTACGGCCAGGACGTCGCTTTCGCGGACCAGCAGTACCGGCCCGGAACGCCGTACGGAGATGCGCTGATCGCCCACGAACTGGCCCACACCGTTCAGCAGGGGAAGCGGGACCCAAGTCGGCCGCAAGAGTGGGGACTCGCCCACGACGACGCCCTGGAGCACGAGGCGGACCGGGCCGCGGCGCAGGTGCTGGGAGGAGGAAGTGTCCACGGTCGACTCGCCGAGCAGCGCGGACTGCGACTGCAGGGCTGCAGTCAGAAGACCAAGGCCTGCCCCAAGGGCCACGAGTGGTACCCGACGGCGACGGCGCAGTGGGGGTCGCTGGGCTGCAGCTGCATCTGGAAGTGCCTTCGCAAGCCGCCCAGCGGCGGGTCGGGCTCCGGCCCGGCCTACACGTGCCCGCCCGGTGTCTCCTGCAGCGACCCGTACGAGCGGGTCGGTGAGGACTACACGAAGACCGGATACGGATCGGCCTTCACACCGCTCGGAGGAGAACCCGCGTGCGGTTGCTTCCCCCTCGACATCGAGGGGGGAGAACAGACGGATGCGGCACTGGTCCCTGTCACCATCGACATGACCACCATCGTCGGACCCGGCGCGGACATGGCCGCGGGTGCCAAGGCCAAGTGGCAGAAGCGTGGCGGGGGCGGCAGCGGGCCCCGGACGGATCCGCGCACCGGTACGCGGATCCCCGGGGTGGTACCGCAACAGCAACTGCAGCACCCGTTGCGGGTCCGCGCCATCACGGAGGGCCTCTACACCTCTGGGAGGGCCGCCGGACTCGACCGGCTCTTCGCCGAAGCGGATCCGGCCGTCATGGTCGCGCTGGAAGGCACCATGGCCGTCC
Protein-coding sequences here:
- a CDS encoding eCIS core domain-containing protein yields the protein MFTRRPRAQGKAPPDCSCGTNHVTRETVQSCGATKCPTGGCGGRHGAEALPPGGGSLAAQLTQILPGAAPAEWLGHDQGRSAAPAGPQAPGDRGTPQPEAAVVQRKEAGACNTDRAGPTDPEGVRDRLQNGQPLESGVRSRMEKGFGRDFGGVRVHTDAEAAGLAAELSSRAFTYGQDVAFADQQYRPGTPYGDALIAHELAHTVQQGKRDPSRPQEWGLAHDDALEHEADRAAAQVLGGGSVHGRLAEQRGLRLQGCSQKTKACPKGHEWYPTATAQWGSLGCSCIWKCLRKPPSGGSGSGPAYTCPPGVSCSDPYERVGEDYTKTGYGSAFTPLGGEPACGCFPLDIEGGEQTDAALVPVTIDMTTIVGPGADMAAGAKAKWQKRGGGGSGPRTDPRTGTRIPGVVPQQQLQHPLRVRAITEGLYTSGRAAGLDRLFAEADPAVMVALEGTMAVPRGPERTRRVDALLKWAEGRPPVPGPVTEGPVIGKGGTGSVAEIVGRPELASKTGAGRAGTEAAAMVELELAGIATVYVAEGRTTTGAQRLILKRIDGVGSKETIGREGQPPADPAAARENARFITPRTITDLEAIRQRLQDARMNVGDFQFIIRKSDGAVFVNDPTGFTPNSAPSGRIDNIIDRCRRILRLRTEGQGP